The proteins below are encoded in one region of Leptotrichia sp. oral taxon 218:
- a CDS encoding RNA-guided endonuclease InsQ/TnpB family protein, with amino-acid sequence MIHYKLSKNLSEAYNAVVVENLNMKGMSQALNFGKSVGDNGWGMFLRMLEYKLMFLGKQFLKIDKWFPSSKTCSKCGNVKEELKLSERSYKCECCGIEIDRDYNAAMNIRDIGKLMLEY; translated from the coding sequence ATAATACATTATAAATTATCGAAAAATTTGTCTGAAGCGTATAATGCTGTAGTTGTTGAAAATTTGAATATGAAAGGGATGAGCCAGGCATTAAATTTTGGGAAAAGTGTAGGAGATAATGGATGGGGAATGTTTTTGAGGATGCTTGAGTACAAGTTGATGTTTTTAGGAAAACAATTTTTAAAAATAGATAAGTGGTTTCCGTCTTCGAAAACTTGCAGTAAATGTGGAAATGTTAAAGAGGAACTGAAATTATCAGAAAGAAGTTATAAATGTGAGTGCTGTGGAATTGAGATTGATAGAGATTACAATGCGGCAATGAATATAAGAGATATTGGAAAATTAATGTTGGAATATTAA